Proteins encoded in a region of the Saccharopolyspora phatthalungensis genome:
- a CDS encoding PP2C family protein-serine/threonine phosphatase translates to MRASAKSSDDTQTRLRRIELVTDSALAHLEPDDLLRELLHRVRDVLEVDTAAVMLYEPTSKVLIASAAVGIEDEVLQGVRIPVDSAFASTIAARRRPPILDSAQDPTLIRPVLREHGIRSLLGAPMLTGGETVGVLYIGAYQHRRFSEPDIHLLQLVADRIALATRASTSRTERTAARVLQHSLMPTRLPAVTGLTLDARYVPGAAPSIGGDWYDVFALPSGRIGIVIGDVVGNGLPAAVIMGRLRSALRAYALDNENPAQVLRKLDRKATHFEPNAMATVGYAVYQPATCQLQVSLAGHLAPALAGPTQHGRLAPVPVDPPIGLGVTRRTRRTSTLELPTDGVVCFYTDGLVERRNTSIDDGLRRLCKAITPAPAATVCTTVMNEMVGAEPPTDDVALLTISRIE, encoded by the coding sequence ATGCGGGCTTCGGCCAAATCGTCCGACGACACACAGACGCGGCTACGACGCATCGAGCTTGTCACCGACAGCGCGCTCGCGCACCTCGAGCCCGACGACCTGCTGCGTGAACTGCTGCACCGCGTCCGGGACGTACTAGAGGTCGACACCGCCGCAGTGATGCTCTACGAACCCACCAGCAAGGTACTGATCGCCTCCGCCGCGGTAGGCATCGAAGACGAAGTCCTCCAAGGCGTTCGCATCCCGGTCGACAGCGCATTCGCCAGCACGATCGCCGCCCGGCGCCGCCCGCCGATCCTGGACAGCGCCCAAGACCCGACCCTGATCAGACCCGTGCTCCGCGAACACGGCATCCGCTCACTGCTCGGTGCCCCGATGCTCACCGGCGGCGAGACCGTCGGCGTGCTCTACATCGGCGCCTACCAACACCGCCGCTTCAGCGAACCCGACATCCACCTGCTTCAACTCGTCGCCGACCGCATCGCACTGGCCACCCGAGCCAGCACCTCCCGCACCGAACGCACCGCCGCCAGGGTCCTCCAACACAGCCTGATGCCCACCCGCCTGCCCGCCGTAACGGGCCTCACCCTCGACGCACGCTACGTCCCAGGCGCCGCCCCGAGCATCGGCGGCGACTGGTACGACGTCTTCGCACTCCCCTCCGGCCGCATCGGCATCGTCATCGGAGACGTGGTCGGCAACGGCCTACCGGCAGCCGTCATCATGGGCCGACTGCGCAGCGCCCTGCGCGCCTACGCCCTGGACAACGAGAACCCCGCCCAAGTCCTCCGCAAACTCGACCGCAAAGCGACCCACTTCGAACCGAACGCGATGGCCACCGTCGGCTACGCGGTGTACCAACCAGCGACCTGCCAGCTCCAGGTCTCGCTCGCCGGGCACCTCGCGCCCGCACTGGCCGGCCCCACCCAGCACGGCCGACTCGCCCCAGTACCAGTCGACCCCCCGATCGGCCTCGGCGTCACCCGCCGCACCCGCCGCACCAGCACACTGGAACTGCCCACAGACGGAGTCGTCTGCTTCTACACCGACGGCCTCGTCGAACGCCGCAACACCTCGATCGACGACGGCCTACGCCGACTCTGCAAAGCCATCACGCCCGCACCAGCCGCCACCGTATGCACCACCGTCATGAACGAAATGGTCGGCGCCGAACCCCCAACCGACGACGTCGCGCTGCTTACCATCAGCCGCATCGAATGA
- a CDS encoding STAS domain-containing protein: MPTFADSSDPAAPLRLKTRWFDRVLLVEVAGEVELLNAPQVESELMAALDERPAVLVLDISGVTFLSSAGLAVLVRGRHRAGERTRFRVVANGAATLRPIQLTGLDQEIDVVTSREQAMAMAGDA; the protein is encoded by the coding sequence ATGCCCACGTTTGCAGATTCCAGCGACCCGGCCGCCCCGTTGAGACTGAAGACCCGGTGGTTCGACCGGGTGCTGCTGGTCGAGGTCGCGGGGGAGGTCGAGTTGCTCAACGCGCCGCAGGTCGAGTCCGAGCTCATGGCGGCGCTCGACGAACGTCCTGCGGTGCTGGTCCTGGACATCAGTGGGGTGACGTTTCTGTCGTCGGCGGGTTTGGCCGTGCTGGTGCGCGGTCGGCACCGTGCTGGGGAGCGCACCCGGTTTCGTGTGGTCGCCAATGGTGCGGCGACACTGCGGCCCATCCAGTTGACGGGTCTGGACCAGGAGATCGACGTCGTGACCTCCAGGGAGCAGGCGATGGCTATGGCAGGGGACGCCTGA
- a CDS encoding ATP-binding protein — translation MAGESDVTGAGGRNLDGAAPDLRFRQVPAFPRELLVVRDELAGWGRSAGLAPDTAEALALACYEAMANVVEHAYAQSGAMDVEAVHVATEGRVQVTVVDRGSWVPRDGDADARGRGLPLIRRLADEVVVLPGDTGTVVRMSWSTADHVR, via the coding sequence ATGGCCGGCGAGTCGGACGTGACAGGTGCGGGTGGCAGGAACTTGGATGGAGCCGCCCCTGACCTGCGTTTTCGGCAGGTCCCCGCGTTCCCGCGCGAGTTGCTCGTTGTCCGCGACGAGTTGGCGGGTTGGGGGCGCAGCGCCGGGCTCGCGCCGGACACCGCCGAAGCGCTTGCACTCGCGTGCTATGAGGCGATGGCCAATGTGGTTGAGCATGCCTATGCGCAATCGGGCGCGATGGATGTGGAAGCGGTGCATGTCGCGACCGAGGGCCGGGTGCAGGTTACGGTGGTTGATCGTGGAAGCTGGGTGCCGCGGGACGGCGATGCCGACGCACGCGGCAGGGGGCTGCCGCTGATCCGCCGTCTGGCCGACGAGGTGGTGGTTCTGCCCGGGGACACCGGGACGGTCGTGCGGATGAGCTGGTCCACCGCCGACCATGTTCGCTGA
- a CDS encoding helix-turn-helix transcriptional regulator has protein sequence MDDHVRRSDPIGRARGLLADPQDAEPHFRAALADPVLEHWPFERAQTLLDLAEWLRRRRRIAEARAPLTEALETFRRLGARPWIERARAESRAAGLDVTDSTPDALAELSPQQQQIIRLAARGLTNREIGEKLFLSPRTVSSHLYRSFPKLGITARSQLRDLIEDTLAMAGHQVVGRATGS, from the coding sequence TTGGACGATCATGTACGCCGGTCAGATCCGATCGGCCGGGCCCGTGGCCTGCTGGCAGACCCCCAGGACGCCGAGCCGCACTTCCGGGCGGCCCTGGCCGACCCAGTGCTGGAACACTGGCCCTTCGAACGGGCCCAGACCCTGCTGGACCTCGCCGAATGGTTGCGGCGCCGTCGACGCATCGCAGAGGCGCGAGCGCCGCTCACCGAGGCCCTGGAGACCTTCCGGCGCCTGGGCGCCCGCCCATGGATCGAGCGCGCCCGGGCCGAATCGCGCGCCGCCGGCCTCGACGTCACAGACTCCACCCCCGACGCGCTCGCCGAACTCTCCCCGCAACAGCAGCAGATCATCAGGCTCGCCGCCCGCGGACTGACCAACCGCGAGATCGGCGAGAAGCTCTTCCTCTCCCCGCGCACCGTCAGCTCGCACCTCTACCGCAGCTTCCCTAAGCTCGGCATCACCGCCCGCTCCCAGCTGCGCGACCTCATCGAGGACACCCTCGCGATGGCCGGCCACCAGGTTGTTGGTCGTGCTACTGGGAGTTGA
- a CDS encoding MFS transporter encodes MAASSPTNTPSEVTPVDRTQHADRRRAATSSFIGTTIEWYDYFIYGTAAALVFPKVFFGNLSGSVALLVSLVSFAVAFILRPVGGAVFGHFGDKLGRKRMLLITLIGMGICTGLIGLLPAQQTIGVAAPLLLLFLRMVQGFMLGGEWGGAALMTVEHAPTHRRGLYGSTMQAGAPAGLLLSAGAFAAVSALPREQFLAWGWRIPFLVSFALLGLGLYIRLRVTEPPVFRKLSEESRTATLPIKELLANEKRKILILAFLQTAANVGYFLITVYALTYVTEEVGMSPTLASLGLVVGAAVDLCLQPVFGWASDRFGRRRVYAFGCAFIGVYAFPFFLLLDSGNGALVILAFSLGLGIGHAATGSLHGTIFAEQFPTRYRYTGASVAYQISGVISSAPTPALAAVLVATFGSAQFVAWYVVLAAVISLICTLCLRETFRANL; translated from the coding sequence ATGGCTGCATCCTCGCCAACAAACACTCCTTCCGAGGTTACGCCTGTGGATCGAACGCAACACGCCGACCGGCGTCGCGCGGCAACTAGTTCGTTCATTGGCACGACAATCGAATGGTATGACTACTTCATCTATGGAACAGCGGCGGCGCTGGTATTCCCGAAGGTCTTTTTCGGTAATCTAAGTGGCTCCGTTGCACTCTTGGTGTCACTCGTCTCCTTCGCGGTAGCCTTCATCCTGCGCCCGGTCGGCGGCGCTGTCTTCGGACATTTCGGAGACAAGCTGGGGCGCAAGAGGATGCTGCTGATCACGCTGATCGGTATGGGTATCTGCACCGGTTTAATCGGCTTGCTTCCCGCGCAGCAGACCATCGGCGTGGCCGCGCCGCTCCTTCTGCTCTTCCTCCGGATGGTTCAGGGCTTTATGCTCGGCGGTGAGTGGGGCGGGGCAGCCCTTATGACGGTTGAACACGCGCCGACGCACCGTCGGGGTCTTTACGGCAGCACTATGCAGGCTGGCGCCCCGGCAGGTTTACTCTTGTCCGCTGGAGCCTTCGCCGCCGTCTCTGCACTGCCACGCGAGCAATTTCTTGCCTGGGGTTGGCGAATTCCCTTCCTGGTCAGCTTCGCACTGCTGGGTCTAGGTCTCTACATCCGTCTCCGCGTCACCGAACCCCCGGTGTTCCGAAAACTGTCGGAGGAGAGCCGGACTGCTACCCTGCCGATTAAGGAGTTGCTGGCCAACGAGAAGCGTAAGATCCTGATACTTGCGTTTCTCCAGACCGCCGCCAACGTCGGCTATTTCCTGATCACTGTCTATGCTCTCACTTATGTGACCGAAGAGGTCGGCATGTCGCCCACATTGGCCTCCCTGGGACTTGTGGTCGGGGCCGCGGTCGACCTGTGCCTTCAGCCGGTCTTCGGATGGGCCTCTGACAGATTCGGTCGACGCCGAGTGTACGCTTTCGGCTGCGCGTTCATCGGGGTCTACGCGTTCCCATTCTTCTTGCTCCTCGATAGCGGCAATGGGGCTCTTGTCATCCTCGCCTTCAGCCTCGGACTCGGAATCGGACACGCTGCGACCGGATCGCTGCACGGCACGATCTTCGCCGAGCAGTTCCCAACCCGCTACCGATACACGGGAGCGTCGGTCGCCTACCAAATTTCCGGTGTGATCTCGAGCGCTCCCACTCCGGCGTTAGCGGCAGTCCTGGTGGCAACTTTCGGAAGCGCGCAGTTCGTTGCTTGGTACGTCGTTCTTGCGGCCGTCATTAGCTTGATCTGCACCCTATGTCTCAGGGAAACGTTCCGAGCGAATCTCTGA
- a CDS encoding glutamate cyclase domain-containing protein: MPKILAENIDRIITTELRPTGTLPRGVTGRLYEAARQRSKDPLCYVMAAELKDCVRSGDRVVIVTGAGGPPYMPSGEIDGLLGSTALARILAIGLDADVHIVVEERFTAPMTAVLRAGELNVRDGSPWPGSVALHVSPEGLTQSEDFSGRLLGELDPSAVIAIEKIGVNSKGVIHGVTGLPWTDVHFNAKPLFDGARASGARTFGIGDGGNEVGWGGVTEVAEIMPHGRVCQCGCGGGIACAVETDILVHAAISNWGGYGVAAMLGYLLRRPDLVPDADYVERILTTAAASGAVCGWYSRPMLSDDGVPLKAHRAIATMLKTAVEQAHIEFAESSSH; encoded by the coding sequence GTGCCCAAGATCCTCGCCGAGAACATTGACAGGATCATTACAACCGAACTGCGCCCGACGGGAACGTTGCCCAGGGGAGTGACCGGACGCCTGTACGAGGCCGCTCGGCAGCGCTCGAAGGACCCACTCTGCTACGTGATGGCGGCCGAGCTCAAGGATTGCGTCCGGTCAGGCGACCGCGTCGTCATCGTGACCGGCGCGGGCGGCCCGCCCTATATGCCCAGTGGCGAGATCGACGGTCTTCTGGGCTCGACCGCCCTCGCGCGAATTCTTGCTATCGGGCTCGATGCGGACGTGCACATAGTGGTAGAGGAGCGATTCACGGCGCCCATGACGGCGGTCCTACGCGCCGGCGAGCTTAATGTCCGCGACGGCTCCCCGTGGCCCGGCTCGGTAGCGCTGCATGTCTCGCCCGAGGGTCTCACGCAATCTGAAGACTTTTCGGGACGGCTCCTCGGAGAGCTAGATCCGTCGGCCGTTATCGCAATTGAGAAGATCGGAGTAAACAGCAAGGGGGTCATTCACGGCGTCACCGGCCTTCCGTGGACGGACGTCCACTTCAACGCGAAGCCCCTCTTCGACGGTGCCCGAGCAAGTGGTGCGAGGACCTTTGGAATTGGAGACGGCGGCAACGAAGTCGGCTGGGGTGGAGTAACTGAGGTCGCGGAGATTATGCCGCATGGGAGGGTCTGCCAGTGCGGCTGCGGTGGAGGAATTGCCTGCGCGGTCGAGACCGACATCCTCGTTCACGCTGCGATCTCTAACTGGGGAGGATACGGCGTCGCGGCCATGCTGGGCTACCTGCTACGACGACCCGATCTCGTGCCCGACGCCGACTACGTGGAACGAATTCTGACGACTGCGGCGGCGTCCGGCGCAGTCTGTGGCTGGTACTCACGGCCGATGCTCTCGGACGACGGTGTTCCGCTCAAAGCCCACCGCGCGATTGCCACAATGCTAAAAACCGCGGTCGAGCAGGCGCACATCGAGTTCGCCGAATCATCGTCACATTAG
- a CDS encoding LysR family transcriptional regulator yields MVSVQRLWLLQQLSSLGTVSAVAEAEHMTRPAVSQQLAKLESETGVPLLQRSGRNVELTGAGRALLEKAQRLFEELELVNIHIEEQRTGAGGEVRIGGFSSALVGLAVPAMEEIQYSLPGVAIRLYEMEPREALTALMNNQIDLAIVHDLFFDNTDKRLVAQQQLYTDRFYVILSRQHRYASQRALALSDLADELWAFNVAAENYFDFVTHALRSAGFEPTLLGHFRQMSTVLHVVAMNLGVTILPGMSLQSLPHGVIAVPVSERLERQAFLAHRRGRGIQPAVSAVADAVRSVCSARR; encoded by the coding sequence GTGGTCAGCGTCCAAAGACTGTGGCTGCTACAGCAGCTTTCCTCGCTCGGAACGGTGTCCGCGGTGGCCGAAGCGGAGCATATGACCCGACCAGCCGTCTCGCAGCAACTAGCCAAGCTGGAGTCCGAAACCGGTGTGCCATTACTACAGAGGTCTGGTCGGAATGTCGAACTGACTGGCGCGGGGCGCGCGTTGCTCGAAAAGGCTCAGCGGTTGTTCGAAGAGCTCGAACTTGTCAATATTCACATCGAGGAGCAGCGAACCGGCGCTGGTGGTGAGGTCCGGATTGGCGGCTTCTCATCGGCTCTCGTGGGCCTAGCGGTGCCTGCCATGGAAGAGATTCAGTACAGTCTCCCTGGCGTGGCAATTCGGCTCTATGAGATGGAGCCGCGTGAGGCACTGACAGCTCTTATGAACAACCAGATCGACCTGGCCATTGTTCATGATCTGTTCTTCGACAACACCGACAAGAGGCTTGTCGCTCAACAGCAACTCTACACTGACCGATTCTATGTCATCCTTTCGCGGCAGCACAGGTATGCATCCCAGCGCGCGCTGGCGCTCTCGGACCTCGCGGACGAACTATGGGCGTTCAACGTAGCGGCCGAAAACTACTTCGACTTCGTGACCCATGCTCTGCGGTCTGCTGGGTTCGAGCCGACCCTGCTGGGACACTTCCGACAAATGTCCACGGTGCTCCACGTCGTTGCGATGAACCTCGGCGTCACGATCCTTCCCGGCATGTCTTTACAAAGCCTTCCACATGGCGTGATTGCGGTCCCGGTGTCTGAGCGGCTGGAGCGCCAGGCATTCCTCGCACACAGACGAGGTCGAGGGATCCAGCCCGCCGTTAGCGCGGTAGCAGACGCCGTGCGCTCAGTGTGCTCTGCAAGACGCTGA
- a CDS encoding SDR family NAD(P)-dependent oxidoreductase: MSVVDTYRLDGKVAIVTGASSVLGAGLARALADAGADVVLGARHKAQLADVAADVLATGRRALAVQTDVSEPEDCTALAAAAAEAFGRVDVLVNNSGVGRTVPALCASADFRPVADVDPRIVDVDFMGAYWMAQECARVMRPGSSIINVASVLGLMQVFAPQSDHTASKAGVIGLTRNLAQQWTARRGIRVNAVAPGLHSGERPGESPKRSPCRTVPLGRMNQQPELDSSIVFLASAASSHITGVTLPVDAVTTGF; this comes from the coding sequence ATGTCCGTAGTCGACACCTACCGCCTGGACGGGAAGGTCGCCATCGTCACGGGTGCGAGTTCGGTTCTGGGAGCGGGCTTGGCCCGCGCGTTGGCCGATGCGGGAGCCGATGTCGTTCTCGGGGCTCGGCACAAGGCGCAGCTGGCAGATGTCGCCGCTGACGTCCTGGCCACCGGACGCCGGGCCCTGGCGGTGCAGACGGATGTGTCCGAGCCGGAGGACTGCACCGCGCTCGCAGCTGCTGCGGCAGAGGCTTTTGGTCGGGTCGACGTCCTGGTCAACAATTCGGGCGTCGGCCGAACTGTCCCCGCGCTGTGCGCAAGCGCCGACTTCCGGCCGGTTGCGGATGTCGACCCCCGAATCGTGGATGTCGATTTCATGGGTGCCTACTGGATGGCCCAGGAGTGCGCCCGGGTCATGAGGCCGGGGTCGAGCATCATCAATGTCGCCAGTGTGCTGGGGCTAATGCAGGTCTTCGCGCCGCAGTCCGACCACACCGCCAGCAAAGCGGGCGTGATCGGGCTCACGCGCAACCTCGCCCAGCAGTGGACCGCGCGCCGGGGCATTCGGGTCAACGCTGTGGCACCGGGGCTCCACTCTGGCGAAAGGCCCGGCGAAAGCCCCAAGCGCTCTCCTTGCCGCACCGTGCCGCTGGGACGAATGAACCAGCAGCCCGAACTCGACAGCTCGATCGTCTTCCTCGCCAGCGCCGCATCGTCGCACATCACCGGCGTCACGCTGCCCGTGGATGCGGTCACGACCGGCTTTTGA
- a CDS encoding TetR/AcrR family transcriptional regulator: protein MTRPASSPNKRSAPRGSGPADVSHDDVVRVALELAAANGLDALSIRGVASTLGISPMSIYRFVASKDELLDAMVLKVLDRMEIPYIAATDWRERIVKTMLAWRDLIEDQPGVVQILINRRMPAGSPGLGRLAEQVLAALEHGGITGTAAARAFWHIFSFTFGHIIFERARSQIDDQHQADARDDMHQTARDHGFAHVAELATQLTQIDARGRLDDALRVLLVGLTHPAEQ from the coding sequence ATGACACGCCCTGCATCCAGCCCCAACAAGCGATCCGCCCCGCGCGGCTCAGGGCCTGCCGACGTCTCCCACGACGACGTGGTGCGTGTGGCGCTCGAACTCGCCGCGGCCAACGGTCTCGACGCGCTATCGATCAGAGGGGTCGCCTCCACGCTCGGCATCTCGCCGATGTCGATCTACCGCTTCGTGGCGTCGAAGGACGAACTGCTCGACGCGATGGTCCTGAAGGTGCTCGACCGGATGGAGATCCCCTACATCGCGGCCACCGACTGGCGTGAGCGGATCGTAAAGACCATGCTCGCCTGGCGGGACCTCATCGAAGATCAGCCAGGCGTCGTTCAGATACTCATCAACCGGCGGATGCCGGCCGGATCGCCGGGCCTGGGACGCCTCGCCGAGCAGGTACTCGCGGCACTCGAGCACGGGGGCATCACCGGAACGGCCGCGGCACGCGCCTTCTGGCACATCTTCTCGTTCACATTCGGGCACATCATCTTCGAACGAGCCCGATCTCAGATCGACGATCAACACCAAGCCGACGCACGCGACGACATGCACCAAACCGCGCGCGACCACGGGTTCGCCCACGTCGCGGAACTCGCCACTCAGCTCACCCAGATCGACGCGCGCGGTCGCCTCGACGATGCGCTTCGGGTACTCCTAGTGGGCCTCACACACCCTGCCGAACAGTGA
- a CDS encoding NAD(P)/FAD-dependent oxidoreductase, whose amino-acid sequence MDPTVVVIGGGYAGIAAAKDLDDVAHVVLVEPRDAFVHNVAALRGLVDPAWAHRLFYPYDELLNRGRVVRDRARKVDPAGVTLDSGRRFDADYIVLATGSTYPFPAKFDVADSASAKARIRATYDELTRAEHVLLLGAGPVGLELAGELKAAWPDKAVTIVDPAHDILVGGLPAELRTELRRQLAELNVELVLGAPLHEDPPSEPGEVKGFTATTTRGREIAADIWFRCYGIRPNSDYLAGGLEAARTPTGAIEVTPELHLPDAPTVFAIGDVTAIPEAKMAKAAGEHARIAAANIRTLILGDQNLSAYTPAAPSIALPLGPTHGATYAPEAGLLTAETTAQIKGQTLRTEAYEALLGPALP is encoded by the coding sequence ATGGATCCGACCGTGGTCGTGATCGGCGGCGGATACGCCGGGATCGCCGCAGCCAAGGACCTCGACGACGTGGCCCACGTCGTCCTCGTCGAACCCCGGGACGCGTTCGTCCACAACGTGGCCGCACTGCGCGGCCTAGTCGATCCCGCCTGGGCGCACCGACTGTTCTACCCCTACGACGAACTGCTCAACCGAGGCCGGGTGGTCCGCGACCGTGCCAGGAAAGTGGATCCAGCGGGCGTGACGTTGGATTCCGGACGGCGGTTCGACGCCGACTACATTGTGCTGGCCACCGGTTCCACCTACCCATTCCCGGCGAAATTCGACGTGGCAGACAGCGCTTCAGCGAAGGCCAGAATCCGCGCCACCTACGACGAGTTGACGCGAGCCGAGCACGTCTTGCTGCTCGGCGCCGGCCCAGTCGGCCTCGAGCTGGCCGGCGAGCTGAAGGCGGCATGGCCGGACAAAGCGGTGACGATCGTCGATCCGGCCCACGACATCCTGGTCGGCGGCCTCCCAGCGGAGCTCCGGACCGAACTGCGCCGCCAACTAGCGGAGCTGAACGTGGAACTCGTACTCGGCGCACCGCTTCACGAGGACCCACCCTCCGAACCCGGCGAGGTCAAGGGGTTCACCGCGACCACGACTCGAGGCCGCGAAATCGCCGCGGACATCTGGTTCCGCTGCTACGGAATCCGCCCGAACAGCGACTACCTTGCCGGCGGCCTGGAGGCGGCCCGCACGCCGACCGGCGCCATCGAGGTCACCCCCGAGCTGCACCTACCCGACGCGCCCACCGTGTTCGCCATCGGCGACGTCACCGCCATACCCGAAGCCAAGATGGCCAAGGCCGCCGGAGAACACGCCAGGATCGCGGCGGCGAACATCCGAACCCTCATCCTGGGCGACCAAAACCTCAGCGCCTACACCCCAGCGGCACCCTCCATCGCCCTGCCGCTGGGCCCCACCCACGGCGCCACCTACGCCCCCGAAGCGGGCCTGCTAACGGCCGAGACAACAGCCCAAATCAAGGGCCAAACACTGAGAACCGAGGCCTACGAAGCACTACTCGGCCCAGCCCTGCCGTGA
- a CDS encoding MarR family winged helix-turn-helix transcriptional regulator has product MTRTTELGLAAGLVRLANLVNRVFADVAREHGITPQQAQLLCKLIQGPVGMAELGRKLDLEKSSLTGLVDRAERRGLVRRVRDRRDRRACLIELTDDGTRIAFETHQVVCDELEKAAVEVPVADQERMTDVIARIAPDAPEQG; this is encoded by the coding sequence ATGACCAGGACGACCGAGTTGGGGTTGGCCGCCGGGCTCGTGCGGTTGGCGAATCTCGTGAACCGCGTCTTCGCCGACGTCGCCCGCGAGCACGGCATTACCCCGCAGCAGGCGCAGCTGCTGTGCAAGCTCATTCAGGGGCCGGTCGGGATGGCCGAGCTCGGACGCAAGCTGGACTTGGAGAAGTCCAGCCTGACCGGACTGGTCGACCGCGCTGAGCGCCGCGGCTTGGTGCGGCGCGTGCGAGACCGGCGAGACCGGCGAGCCTGCTTGATCGAGCTGACCGACGACGGGACCCGGATTGCCTTCGAAACCCACCAGGTCGTGTGCGACGAGTTGGAGAAGGCTGCCGTCGAGGTGCCCGTCGCCGACCAGGAACGCATGACCGACGTCATCGCGCGGATCGCACCCGATGCCCCGGAGCAGGGGTAG
- a CDS encoding YciI family protein gives MSFFLVHYSHPDEQGWAQHLEPHLDWLLDRLQDGSLVASGPTVGTDVRSALLLVKAPDRDAAQAIIDTDPFMIEGQVADLWISEWDPYFGVFHNESSQAAVPMAQIGR, from the coding sequence GTGAGCTTCTTCCTCGTGCACTACAGCCACCCCGACGAGCAGGGATGGGCACAACACCTCGAACCCCACCTCGACTGGCTTCTCGACCGGCTCCAGGACGGCTCACTCGTCGCCTCCGGGCCGACCGTGGGCACCGACGTCCGCTCAGCACTGCTGCTTGTCAAAGCGCCCGATCGCGACGCGGCCCAGGCGATCATTGACACCGACCCGTTCATGATCGAGGGACAGGTCGCCGACCTGTGGATCAGCGAATGGGACCCGTACTTCGGCGTCTTCCACAACGAATCGAGCCAAGCCGCCGTACCGATGGCGCAGATCGGACGGTAA
- a CDS encoding pyruvate carboxyltransferase, with product MPQTERVRIREIAPRLTFQDHVVPTEVKIELVRRLLDAGIRSFELSSFVRPDLVPGLADAEKVFAKIPRVPGLSLGCCVGNIRGLARAVDAGADTASFLLSADEEFARANIGQSTAESLAALERMAAFAADHDIVLGTYLIFAWGGPTGPARGGEELEPLARRLLDIGVDRWILADSAGYAAPPQIRELVNAALNHVPADHLTVQIHDGRGMGLAALLPLIELGIRNIDTSLAGSGGHPAMPGTQGGGVCTEDAVQLLELAGVPTGIDLPRLIDTANWLADEIGAPSKGFVRHTDPVPAAGQSTQPLSFAW from the coding sequence ATGCCCCAGACCGAGAGAGTGCGCATCCGCGAGATCGCGCCACGCCTCACCTTCCAAGATCACGTGGTCCCGACCGAGGTGAAGATCGAGCTCGTGCGACGGCTCCTCGACGCCGGCATCCGCTCGTTCGAGCTGTCCTCGTTCGTCCGGCCCGACCTGGTCCCGGGCCTCGCCGACGCTGAGAAGGTGTTCGCGAAGATCCCACGAGTACCCGGGCTCAGCCTGGGTTGCTGCGTCGGAAACATCCGCGGCCTCGCCCGCGCGGTTGACGCGGGTGCCGACACGGCGTCCTTCCTGCTGTCGGCCGACGAGGAGTTCGCCCGCGCCAACATCGGCCAGTCCACCGCCGAATCCCTCGCCGCGCTCGAGCGCATGGCGGCGTTCGCCGCGGACCACGACATCGTGCTTGGCACCTACCTCATCTTTGCCTGGGGCGGGCCCACTGGCCCCGCGCGCGGCGGCGAGGAACTCGAACCGCTGGCCCGTCGACTGCTGGACATCGGCGTGGACCGCTGGATCCTCGCCGACTCCGCCGGCTACGCCGCGCCACCCCAGATCCGCGAACTCGTCAACGCCGCACTCAACCATGTCCCCGCGGACCACCTCACCGTGCAGATCCACGACGGCCGCGGCATGGGCCTCGCCGCCCTTCTCCCCCTCATCGAACTCGGCATCCGCAACATCGACACCTCGCTCGCGGGCAGTGGCGGCCATCCGGCCATGCCAGGAACCCAGGGCGGCGGCGTGTGCACGGAAGACGCCGTGCAACTGCTCGAACTGGCCGGCGTGCCCACCGGCATCGACCTGCCCCGGCTCATCGACACCGCCAACTGGCTCGCCGACGAGATCGGCGCACCCAGCAAAGGATTCGTCCGGCACACCGATCCGGTACCGGCTGCGGGCCAGTCCACCCAGCCGCTGTCCTTCGCCTGGTGA